One Candidatus Nitrososphaera evergladensis SR1 genomic window carries:
- a CDS encoding NADH-quinone oxidoreductase subunit L: MVETFANSINVWLIWILPFAGAAIIPAIAKGSKKARDYIAVGFALASAISAATLIPIGLAGHEVHSQVTWISALGLKAGVLADPLAIVMTNVVAWIAFLIFVYSLGYMHGDRDLTRYWFFMLFFIGSMQLIVISDNLLMVFFGWEGVGLASYALIGFWYHDRKKDYVGKEGHMAGGIPMWTAPTHAGMKAFLMTKAGDVMMLAGMFLIFAYAGTFGFKELVADQSWAAAMSQQNLLVPAAVLLFGGAVGKSAQFPLNEWLLEAMTGPTSVSALIHAATMVKAGVFLVARLGPLFFALSALNTSQFFEVVAWTGAITAFLLATQALVSPEIKKVLAYSTGSQIGYMMMALGIAGISLNFTDGYTAGFFHLMSHAMFKASLFMGAGALLHSVGSRFMTDMGGLRKDMRKTYIFMMLAALSLAGAPLFTSGFWSKDAIFAAILESGYTYSWPLFAMAVIVAVMTAFYTMRMIGMSFFGNKSKHLEEMEHKGHHVHEVGPVMWVPFAILAVATIAVGVVGFVFEEQLHELFSEYLGESFGIAPAHEATGRTFLNLNPIAAIASVGAFAVGAGLGFVFYIARKADPEAIGRNIITRGIWKFLYNRWYLNTALYWGGVIGPLAIYRFIWRYFESTVIDGINPAFQGAMAGMSKVVKSGQTGITQTYLFVFAVGIMIVVMLLLM, encoded by the coding sequence ATGGTGGAAACGTTTGCTAATTCAATCAACGTTTGGCTGATATGGATACTCCCGTTTGCAGGTGCTGCTATCATACCTGCAATCGCCAAGGGGAGCAAGAAGGCTCGCGACTACATCGCAGTAGGCTTTGCGCTGGCAAGCGCAATATCCGCTGCAACTCTGATACCCATAGGGCTTGCCGGCCACGAAGTGCACAGCCAGGTTACCTGGATCTCGGCGCTCGGCCTGAAGGCAGGCGTCCTTGCTGACCCGCTTGCCATAGTCATGACCAACGTCGTGGCCTGGATAGCGTTTCTGATATTCGTGTATTCGCTAGGATATATGCACGGCGACCGGGACCTTACTAGGTACTGGTTCTTTATGCTGTTCTTCATCGGCTCGATGCAGCTCATCGTCATATCTGACAACCTGCTCATGGTCTTCTTTGGATGGGAGGGAGTGGGCCTTGCGTCGTACGCGCTCATCGGGTTCTGGTACCACGACAGAAAGAAGGACTATGTCGGAAAGGAAGGCCACATGGCAGGAGGAATCCCTATGTGGACCGCCCCTACGCATGCCGGCATGAAGGCATTCCTCATGACCAAGGCTGGAGACGTCATGATGCTTGCCGGCATGTTCCTGATATTTGCCTATGCCGGCACCTTTGGGTTCAAGGAGCTTGTCGCCGACCAGTCGTGGGCGGCGGCCATGTCGCAGCAGAACCTGCTAGTGCCGGCTGCAGTGCTCCTCTTTGGAGGCGCGGTGGGCAAGTCTGCGCAGTTCCCGCTAAACGAGTGGCTCCTTGAGGCCATGACCGGCCCGACCTCAGTTTCGGCGCTCATACACGCCGCGACCATGGTAAAGGCCGGTGTGTTTCTGGTCGCAAGGCTAGGACCTCTGTTCTTTGCGCTTTCTGCGCTCAACACGAGCCAGTTCTTTGAAGTGGTCGCGTGGACCGGCGCCATCACGGCGTTCCTGCTTGCAACCCAGGCGCTGGTCAGCCCCGAGATAAAGAAGGTGCTTGCATACTCTACCGGCTCGCAGATAGGCTACATGATGATGGCACTTGGCATCGCCGGCATCTCGCTCAACTTTACAGACGGCTACACCGCAGGGTTCTTCCACCTGATGAGCCACGCCATGTTCAAGGCGTCGCTTTTCATGGGCGCAGGAGCGCTCTTGCACAGCGTTGGGTCGCGCTTTATGACCGACATGGGCGGCCTGCGAAAGGACATGAGAAAGACCTACATTTTCATGATGCTTGCCGCGCTGTCGCTTGCCGGCGCTCCGCTGTTTACGTCCGGCTTTTGGAGCAAGGATGCAATATTTGCAGCCATCCTCGAATCAGGATACACCTACTCGTGGCCTCTGTTTGCAATGGCAGTAATAGTCGCCGTCATGACTGCGTTCTACACCATGAGGATGATAGGCATGTCGTTCTTTGGCAACAAGAGCAAGCACCTTGAAGAGATGGAGCACAAGGGCCACCATGTGCACGAAGTGGGTCCTGTGATGTGGGTGCCCTTTGCGATACTTGCCGTGGCGACGATTGCAGTCGGTGTAGTCGGGTTTGTGTTTGAAGAACAGCTGCACGAGCTGTTCAGCGAATATTTGGGCGAGTCGTTTGGAATCGCACCGGCGCACGAAGCAACCGGCAGGACGTTCCTCAACCTCAACCCAATAGCCGCGATTGCATCCGTGGGCGCGTTTGCAGTAGGCGCGGGCCTTGGATTCGTGTTCTACATCGCAAGAAAGGCAGACCCGGAGGCAATCGGCCGCAACATCATCACGAGGGGCATCTGGAAGTTCCTCTACAACAGGTGGTACCTCAACACCGCCCTGTACTGGGGAGGAGTCATCGGGCCGCTTGCAATATACCGCTTTATCTGGCGCTACTTTGAAAGCACGGTAATCGACGGAATAAACCCTGCGTTCCAGGGTGCCATGGCCGGCATGTCCAAAGTCGTCAAGAGCGGCCAGACTGGCATCACCCAGACGTACCTGTTCGTGTTCGCAGTGGGCATCATGATAGTAGTGATGCTGTTGCTGATGTAA
- a CDS encoding complex I subunit 4 family protein, whose translation MAESYFLLAATFIPLLLAPVAYVIGRRAGATAVTWFSFGALAISTGLLFIPTMLLHGGMTSYVETYKWGQFGDFGLRLDGLALPFALIIYVLCTVLAIYSKPYMIHKIMEDMPGHGKAGDGSSSSSSSSAPSHSSSHESPGHGGGTMMLLSPEQKQYVNSQMGLYFALYLAFSMGMLGTVLATNVIEFYVFFELMLVPSFFLIAFYGYGARRRIALMFFFWTHVGAVVLLLSLLAMGFFAGGYDFATIKANAGNIPQQWLALIVFGLVAGLGVKLAAFLLHIWLPYAHAEAPTPVSALLSPAMIGIGAYALLRLWLELLTGSYEQYSLYINMWGLATMIYGGAMALMQDDIKKVLAYSSISQMGYILFGLGSESILGISGATMLYVSHGLGKAVLFMMAGSIILQTGTRSMSRLGGLAGKMPYTAVIAFIGALTIMGVPPTSGFMAEWTMFNGALQTAAHNGDWFRAAMFGFGIMATILTSAYILWMLKRVFFGKIPEEMAHVKEASPYITMTMLVFAALSLTIGILPDLFLNPITGYIQGMFAGHENVLPLPEHSNAAIEPAAALGHESDGVSMQEGISAQTSGNGGGT comes from the coding sequence ATGGCAGAGTCATATTTCCTGTTGGCAGCGACCTTTATACCCCTCCTTTTGGCGCCCGTTGCGTACGTCATTGGCCGGCGCGCAGGGGCTACAGCCGTCACGTGGTTTTCCTTTGGCGCACTTGCGATATCCACTGGTCTGCTGTTCATCCCGACGATGCTCCTGCACGGGGGCATGACCTCGTATGTAGAGACGTACAAGTGGGGGCAGTTTGGCGACTTTGGCCTGAGGCTTGATGGCCTGGCACTTCCGTTTGCATTAATCATCTACGTGCTGTGCACCGTGCTTGCCATCTATTCAAAGCCGTACATGATCCACAAGATAATGGAGGACATGCCCGGCCACGGCAAGGCCGGCGACGGCTCCTCATCATCCTCGTCCTCTTCCGCTCCTTCTCACTCTTCTTCGCATGAAAGCCCCGGCCATGGCGGTGGAACCATGATGCTGCTGAGCCCCGAGCAAAAGCAGTACGTGAACAGCCAGATGGGGCTCTACTTTGCGCTTTATCTGGCGTTCTCCATGGGTATGCTCGGCACGGTCCTTGCGACCAACGTGATCGAGTTCTATGTGTTCTTTGAGCTGATGCTCGTGCCGTCGTTCTTCCTGATCGCCTTTTACGGCTATGGCGCAAGGCGCAGAATAGCCCTGATGTTCTTCTTCTGGACCCACGTCGGCGCAGTCGTCCTGCTGTTGAGCCTGCTTGCCATGGGATTCTTTGCAGGAGGCTATGACTTTGCGACCATAAAGGCCAATGCTGGCAACATACCGCAGCAGTGGCTTGCGCTCATTGTCTTTGGGCTCGTAGCCGGCCTTGGCGTGAAACTTGCCGCGTTCCTGCTCCACATCTGGCTCCCGTACGCCCACGCCGAAGCACCTACGCCAGTATCCGCGCTGCTTTCGCCGGCGATGATCGGCATCGGCGCCTACGCCCTTCTCCGGCTATGGCTGGAACTTTTGACGGGCAGTTACGAGCAGTACAGCCTCTACATCAACATGTGGGGCCTTGCCACCATGATATACGGAGGCGCCATGGCGCTGATGCAGGACGACATCAAGAAGGTGCTTGCGTACTCGTCTATCAGCCAGATGGGCTACATTCTCTTTGGCCTCGGCTCTGAGAGCATACTTGGCATTTCTGGCGCAACCATGCTTTACGTATCACACGGCCTTGGCAAAGCTGTGCTCTTCATGATGGCCGGCTCTATCATCCTGCAGACAGGCACAAGGAGCATGTCAAGGCTTGGCGGCCTTGCAGGCAAGATGCCGTACACGGCAGTCATTGCGTTCATCGGTGCCCTTACAATCATGGGCGTCCCGCCCACAAGCGGCTTTATGGCCGAGTGGACAATGTTCAACGGCGCCCTGCAGACTGCGGCCCACAACGGCGACTGGTTCCGCGCGGCGATGTTTGGCTTTGGCATCATGGCAACGATACTGACGTCCGCATACATACTGTGGATGCTAAAGCGCGTGTTCTTTGGCAAGATCCCTGAAGAGATGGCGCACGTCAAGGAGGCAAGCCCGTACATCACCATGACGATGCTGGTCTTTGCAGCGCTCTCGCTTACGATAGGCATATTGCCGGACCTGTTCCTCAACCCGATAACAGGCTACATACAGGGCATGTTCGCCGGGCATGAAAACGTGCTCCCTCTGCCCGAGCACTCTAATGCAGCAATAGAGCCTGCAGCCGCCCTCGGTCACGAATCCGACGGCGTTTCAATGCAGGAAGGAATCTCGGCACAAACTAGTGGTAATGGAGGCGGAACCTGA
- the nuoK gene encoding NADH-quinone oxidoreductase subunit NuoK, with the protein MTELIDFLIVSVALVAVGIYGIVVKRNAIRMLISIEIIVNAANLVVVAFSRSTGNVQGQVFALFSIAIAAAEVAVGLGLVIVAYRLYKEIDVAEFRSMRG; encoded by the coding sequence ATGACCGAACTGATTGACTTCCTCATAGTGTCGGTCGCGCTCGTGGCCGTCGGCATATACGGCATCGTAGTCAAGCGCAACGCGATAAGGATGCTGATTTCAATAGAGATAATCGTCAATGCGGCAAACCTTGTGGTTGTCGCATTTTCAAGATCTACCGGCAACGTCCAGGGGCAGGTCTTTGCGCTCTTTTCAATCGCAATCGCTGCGGCCGAAGTCGCAGTGGGGCTTGGGCTTGTGATTGTAGCATACCGCCTCTACAAGGAAATCGACGTCGCTGAATTCAGGAGCATGCGGGGATAG
- a CDS encoding NADH-quinone oxidoreductase subunit J, protein MVDPVFVGLAVLTVGSAIIALETRELIYGAIGLAISMLGIAGFFLILDAPFVAMFQIAVYVGAVAVLLIFTVMLVRTQALFTTKEDKGRKAGGIVLMLFIMGGLGALLLASGLNSSNSFAAPPVNFMKIGQEMLTYYAPVLIVLGLVLAGSVIAALALARREDIVTEQEEGQQQE, encoded by the coding sequence ATGGTTGACCCGGTATTTGTAGGCCTTGCAGTGCTCACCGTCGGCTCTGCCATCATCGCGCTTGAAACACGCGAGCTCATCTACGGCGCAATAGGCCTTGCCATATCGATGCTTGGCATCGCAGGATTTTTCCTGATACTTGACGCGCCGTTTGTGGCCATGTTCCAGATCGCGGTGTACGTCGGCGCAGTCGCGGTGCTCTTGATATTCACGGTCATGCTCGTCAGGACGCAGGCGCTATTTACTACAAAGGAGGACAAGGGAAGAAAGGCAGGCGGCATCGTGCTGATGCTGTTCATAATGGGTGGCCTTGGCGCGCTGCTCTTGGCTTCTGGCCTGAACAGCAGCAACAGTTTTGCCGCGCCGCCCGTCAACTTTATGAAGATAGGCCAGGAGATGCTTACGTACTATGCGCCTGTGCTCATCGTGCTTGGGCTGGTGCTTGCGGGATCGGTGATTGCGGCGCTTGCGCTTGCGCGCAGAGAAGATATTGTGACAGAGCAGGAGGAGGGACAACAACAAGAATGA
- a CDS encoding NADH-quinone oxidoreductase subunit I, with amino-acid sequence MSGTASGFIKAIESGSKHLVIRRFTFRYPEQKLRFVGDGYQFDPKRGVGIAGYRGRHILMHDKCTGCQLCAIACEGIAEAIGMVKVDENWKQNKKSIMPQIDYGKCVFCGLCVDACPFYALFMTNDYELSGFTKEHLIYTPQQLEVKPKYEGDVEIRITDRGASHG; translated from the coding sequence ATGAGCGGCACGGCTTCTGGGTTTATCAAGGCAATCGAGTCGGGGTCAAAGCACCTTGTAATCAGGCGCTTTACTTTTCGCTACCCAGAGCAAAAGCTCCGCTTTGTGGGCGACGGCTACCAGTTTGATCCAAAGCGCGGAGTCGGCATCGCCGGATACAGGGGGCGCCACATCCTCATGCACGACAAGTGCACCGGCTGCCAGCTGTGCGCCATCGCGTGCGAGGGCATCGCGGAAGCAATAGGCATGGTCAAGGTCGACGAGAACTGGAAGCAGAACAAGAAATCCATAATGCCGCAGATTGACTATGGCAAGTGCGTGTTCTGCGGGTTGTGTGTTGACGCCTGCCCGTTTTACGCTCTGTTCATGACAAACGATTACGAGCTCTCTGGCTTTACAAAAGAACACCTGATATACACGCCGCAGCAGCTTGAAGTCAAGCCAAAATACGAAGGTGATGTCGAGATCAGGATAACCGACAGGGGTGCTTCGCATGGTTGA